The following proteins come from a genomic window of Ornithinimicrobium cryptoxanthini:
- a CDS encoding CTP synthase, producing MVDQTKHIFVTGGVASSLGKGLTASSLGLLLRARGLRVTMQKLDPYINVDPGTMNPFQHGEVFVTEDGAETDLDIGHYERFLDVNLRGRANVTTGQVYNDVIAKERRGEYLGDTVQVIPHITNEIKARMRADATELPADQTPDVIITEIGGTVGDIESLPFLEAARQVRHDLGRANCFFVHVSLVPYLAPSGELKTKPTQHSVAQLRQVGITPDALVLRSDREIPMSIKRKISMMCDVEVDGVASCVDAPSIYDIPKVLHTEGLDAYVVRTLGMPFRDVDWTDWDALLQRVHRPEHEVEVALVGKYIDLPDAYLSITEALRAGGFANDARVAIRWVASDECATEAGATRALSGVDAILVPGGFGIRGIEGKIGALRWARERQVPTLGICLGLQAMVIEYARNVAHIEGASSTEFEPDTGAPVIATMEEQRAFVEGAGDLGGTMRLGSYPAMLTKGSVVAGAYGTTQVEERHRHRYEVGNAYREQLSDAGLAISGTSPDGQLVEFVELPVDVHPYYVSTQAHPEFKSRPHRAHPLFAGLVAAALDAQRSLRLVEVERTPAG from the coding sequence GTGGTGGACCAGACGAAACATATCTTCGTAACCGGGGGCGTCGCCTCCTCACTCGGCAAGGGCCTGACGGCCTCCAGCCTCGGACTTCTGCTCAGGGCGCGCGGACTGCGCGTGACGATGCAAAAACTCGACCCCTACATCAACGTGGACCCGGGCACGATGAACCCGTTCCAGCACGGTGAGGTGTTCGTCACCGAGGACGGGGCCGAGACCGACCTCGACATCGGCCACTACGAGCGCTTCCTCGACGTCAACCTGCGCGGCCGGGCCAATGTGACCACGGGGCAGGTCTACAACGACGTGATCGCCAAGGAACGGCGGGGGGAGTATCTCGGCGACACCGTGCAGGTCATCCCGCATATCACCAACGAGATCAAGGCCCGGATGCGCGCCGACGCCACCGAGCTGCCCGCCGACCAGACCCCCGACGTGATCATCACCGAGATCGGCGGCACCGTCGGTGACATCGAGTCCCTGCCCTTCCTGGAGGCGGCCCGTCAGGTGCGCCACGACCTGGGCCGCGCCAACTGCTTCTTCGTGCACGTCTCGCTGGTGCCCTACCTCGCGCCCAGCGGCGAGCTGAAGACCAAGCCCACGCAGCACTCCGTGGCCCAGCTGCGTCAGGTCGGCATCACTCCCGACGCGCTCGTGCTCCGCTCGGACCGCGAGATCCCGATGTCGATCAAGCGCAAGATCTCGATGATGTGCGACGTCGAGGTCGACGGGGTCGCCAGCTGCGTCGACGCGCCGTCGATCTATGACATCCCCAAGGTGCTGCACACCGAGGGCCTGGATGCGTATGTCGTGCGCACCCTGGGCATGCCCTTCCGGGACGTCGACTGGACCGACTGGGACGCGCTGCTGCAGCGCGTGCACCGGCCCGAGCACGAGGTCGAGGTGGCCCTGGTCGGCAAGTACATCGACCTGCCCGACGCCTACCTCTCGATCACCGAGGCGCTGCGTGCCGGCGGCTTCGCCAACGACGCGCGTGTCGCGATCAGGTGGGTCGCCTCCGACGAGTGCGCGACCGAGGCCGGCGCCACGAGGGCGCTGAGCGGGGTCGACGCGATCCTGGTCCCCGGCGGCTTCGGCATCCGCGGCATCGAGGGCAAGATCGGCGCGCTCCGGTGGGCGCGGGAGCGCCAGGTGCCCACGCTGGGCATCTGTCTGGGGCTGCAGGCCATGGTCATCGAGTACGCCCGCAACGTGGCCCACATCGAAGGTGCCAGCTCCACCGAGTTCGAACCGGACACCGGCGCACCGGTCATCGCGACGATGGAGGAGCAGCGCGCCTTTGTCGAGGGCGCCGGGGACCTGGGCGGCACCATGCGCCTGGGGTCCTATCCGGCGATGCTGACCAAGGGGTCCGTCGTCGCCGGGGCCTACGGGACCACGCAGGTCGAGGAGCGTCACCGGCACCGCTACGAGGTCGGCAACGCCTATCGCGAGCAGCTCTCGGACGCGGGTCTGGCCATCTCGGGGACCTCCCCGGACGGGCAGCTCGTCGAGTTCGTCGAGCTGCCGGTCGACGTGCACCCCTACTACGTCTCCACCCAGGCCCACCCGGAGTTCAAGTCACGCCCGCACCGGGCGCACCCCCTCTTCGCCGGTCTCGTCGCCGCGGCCCTCGACGCGCAGCGCAGCCTGCGCCTGGTCGAGGTCGAGCGCACACCGGCCGGCTGA
- a CDS encoding glycosyltransferase: MSAILMVTGVVAGGVGRHVEQLTRSLVGLGHTVLVACPDVVASHFGLVEAGAQHVALEVGSRPSPHRDRRSTAVLREAMREVDVVHAHGVRAGALATMARDGERPGLVVTLHNAAPEGRLAAVVHRGLERMACRGADLVLGVSADLVADAWERGAADVALAVVPAVRATPQQDRGQVREALGLADSTLLVVAVGRLAPQKGFDRLLDALVAAGTTSDDALVAIAGDGPQAQALQRRIDRAGLPVRLLGHRSDVPDLLAAADVAVSAARWEGQPVWLQEALSVGLPIVATDVGGTEQVLDGAAVLVPADNPDALGAALTALLVDEGLRDDLRARALARAAVLPTEEDAAQAALEAYRRAVSAAAVRDVD, translated from the coding sequence GTGAGCGCGATCCTGATGGTGACCGGAGTCGTCGCCGGTGGCGTCGGGAGGCACGTCGAGCAGCTGACCAGGAGCCTGGTCGGGCTCGGCCACACCGTCCTGGTCGCCTGCCCCGACGTCGTCGCCTCCCACTTCGGACTCGTGGAAGCCGGCGCCCAGCACGTGGCCCTCGAGGTCGGCTCCCGCCCCTCGCCGCACCGGGACCGTCGCTCGACGGCGGTGCTGCGCGAGGCGATGCGAGAGGTCGACGTGGTGCACGCCCACGGCGTGCGGGCGGGCGCCCTGGCGACGATGGCACGTGACGGGGAGCGGCCCGGCCTGGTGGTCACCCTGCACAACGCCGCGCCCGAGGGGCGACTTGCGGCGGTCGTCCACCGCGGGCTGGAGCGCATGGCATGTCGAGGCGCCGACCTGGTGCTCGGCGTGTCGGCTGACCTCGTCGCCGATGCCTGGGAGCGCGGTGCGGCGGACGTGGCCCTGGCGGTCGTCCCGGCGGTGCGGGCGACACCACAGCAGGACCGTGGGCAGGTGCGTGAGGCGCTGGGCCTTGCCGACTCGACCCTCCTGGTGGTGGCGGTCGGCAGGCTGGCCCCGCAGAAGGGCTTCGACCGGCTGCTCGATGCACTGGTGGCGGCCGGCACCACGAGCGACGACGCGTTGGTCGCGATCGCCGGTGACGGCCCCCAGGCGCAGGCGCTGCAGCGCCGGATCGACCGGGCGGGGCTGCCGGTGCGCCTGCTGGGCCACCGCAGCGACGTGCCGGACCTGCTGGCCGCAGCAGACGTCGCGGTCTCCGCGGCCCGCTGGGAGGGGCAGCCGGTCTGGCTGCAGGAGGCGCTCAGCGTGGGCCTGCCGATCGTGGCCACCGATGTCGGCGGGACCGAGCAGGTGCTCGACGGTGCCGCGGTGCTGGTGCCGGCTGACAACCCTGACGCGCTGGGGGCGGCTCTGACGGCGCTGCTCGTGGACGAGGGGCTGCGGGACGACCTGCGGGCGCGGGCACTGGCACGAGCGGCTGTCCTGCCCACGGAGGAGGACGCGGCGCAGGCCGCGTTGGAGGCCTACCGGCGTGCCGTGTCCGCGGCCGCGGTCCGTGACGTAGACTGA
- the murJ gene encoding murein biosynthesis integral membrane protein MurJ, with the protein MSLTGPAGTPSPRLAAGSIAAAAGLIAVVTLVGRAVGLGRWVAFSHGVGATCVGEIYATANQVPNALYEIAAGGALAAVVVPLVSGYLHRGREDLADRTASALLTWTLSVLLPLSILVALLARPLTRVLLGADAECGSAAVNTGATMLTVFAPQIVLYGIGIVLAGVLQSHRRFLAAALAPVLSSIVAISVFLAYGAWVAPDAGLDGTPRNAILLLAWGTTAGVVALSLPLLVPTWRAGVRLRPTWRFPEGAGRRVGTLAVAGLVAVGAQQVTVLVTVWLANAADGVGTLNVYTYAQTAYLLPYAVLAVPLATAAFPRLTSDEAGPVLRRTLLSVAVAGVAGAVALVAVRREVGALFQAIDAGGSGAGEQALRALPAALGWYAPGLVGLALTALLSRALYARGSALAAGAAVAIGWLVAAAIPVLLLTGTTPTSTQALVTLGRGSSIGMSLTGILLVVLVRRAWGASVTHGVWSAALVALGGALAVLVVRELVGGLEVSHWAVALASGTVTGGAVLAASLLALRIGARETFADLVGGILRRGVR; encoded by the coding sequence ATGAGCCTGACCGGGCCAGCGGGCACGCCCAGCCCGCGCCTGGCGGCCGGCAGCATCGCCGCCGCCGCGGGGCTGATCGCGGTCGTGACACTGGTCGGGCGTGCGGTCGGCCTGGGCCGGTGGGTCGCGTTCAGCCACGGCGTGGGCGCCACCTGCGTGGGCGAGATCTATGCGACGGCCAACCAGGTGCCCAACGCGCTCTATGAGATCGCCGCGGGTGGAGCCCTGGCCGCAGTGGTCGTGCCGCTCGTCTCCGGCTATCTGCACCGCGGCCGGGAGGATCTGGCCGACCGCACCGCCTCCGCGCTGCTGACCTGGACCCTGAGCGTCCTGCTGCCCCTGTCGATCCTGGTGGCGCTGCTGGCGCGCCCGCTGACGCGCGTGCTGCTCGGCGCGGACGCGGAGTGCGGGAGCGCGGCGGTCAACACCGGCGCCACCATGCTCACCGTCTTCGCGCCGCAGATCGTGCTCTATGGCATCGGGATCGTGCTGGCGGGGGTGCTGCAGTCGCACCGCCGCTTCCTCGCGGCCGCGCTGGCGCCGGTGCTCTCGAGCATCGTCGCGATCAGCGTCTTCCTGGCCTATGGCGCCTGGGTCGCGCCTGATGCGGGGCTGGACGGCACGCCGCGCAACGCCATCCTGCTCCTGGCCTGGGGCACGACGGCCGGCGTGGTGGCTCTGAGCCTGCCCCTGCTCGTGCCCACCTGGCGTGCGGGGGTGCGGCTGCGCCCCACCTGGCGCTTCCCCGAGGGCGCCGGTCGGCGCGTCGGCACGCTGGCCGTCGCTGGGCTGGTCGCGGTCGGGGCCCAGCAGGTGACCGTCCTCGTGACCGTGTGGCTGGCCAACGCGGCCGACGGGGTCGGGACGCTCAACGTCTACACCTATGCCCAGACCGCCTACCTGCTGCCGTATGCCGTGCTGGCCGTCCCGCTCGCGACCGCGGCCTTCCCCCGGCTCACCTCTGACGAGGCAGGTCCGGTCCTGCGTCGCACCCTGCTGTCGGTCGCCGTAGCCGGCGTGGCAGGGGCGGTGGCCCTGGTCGCGGTCCGGCGCGAGGTCGGCGCCCTGTTCCAGGCGATCGACGCGGGAGGCTCAGGAGCAGGGGAGCAGGCACTGCGCGCGCTGCCTGCGGCCCTCGGGTGGTATGCCCCCGGTCTGGTCGGCCTCGCCCTCACCGCGTTGCTGTCCCGGGCGCTGTATGCCCGGGGCTCGGCCCTGGCCGCAGGTGCAGCTGTGGCCATCGGGTGGCTGGTCGCGGCCGCCATCCCCGTGCTGCTGCTGACCGGCACGACACCCACCTCGACGCAGGCACTGGTGACCCTCGGCAGGGGCAGCTCGATCGGGATGTCGCTGACCGGCATACTCCTGGTTGTCCTGGTCCGACGCGCCTGGGGGGCGTCGGTGACCCATGGGGTCTGGTCGGCCGCGCTGGTGGCCCTCGGGGGTGCGCTGGCGGTGCTGGTGGTGCGCGAGCTTGTCGGCGGACTGGAGGTCAGCCACTGGGCGGTCGCTCTGGCCAGCGGCACCGTGACCGGGGGCGCGGTGCTCGCCGCCTCCCTGCTCGCGCTGCGGATCGGTGCCCGCGAGACGTTTGCGGACCTGGTGGGAGGGATCTTGCGTCGTGGGGTTAGATGA